Proteins from a single region of Chryseobacterium scophthalmum:
- a CDS encoding alginate export family protein yields the protein MKKLTLILFIAQIFLSVNISAQFKLMRFDENYTSYQDSTKTLYNSLKYIPLSENDNNKYLSLGGEARAEFVEFNNEDWGRLGIGSNPFFIQRYTVHADLHLGSRVRVFGQLRSAWENGRKNGPRPIDEDHLNVQNLFVDVDAIKNEKEKLTVRAGRQELDYGSGRLISVREGPNLRLYFDGLKLMYQRGNFKSDAFMMMTSEINTGVFDNKFSKSINLWGSYNTLILPKSGNLEFYYLGIHRKETRFEDGTGDERRHTLGGRFYRYGSGFIYNFEGAYQFGNFNNSTISAWTASADIGYLFENVKGKPTINLRNDYISGDKNKGDGKLGTFNPLYPKGGYFGFNPQIGPVNLIDIHPYATVDLNSKMTVQADVVFNWRYSLQDGVYRPSGSLNLTSMNSKKRYIGTAFLGSFNYKINKFFIFNTGIQYFKTGEFVDDIIENDKNGLFINSRVVFKF from the coding sequence ATGAAAAAGTTAACTCTAATATTATTTATCGCACAGATTTTTCTTTCGGTAAATATCTCCGCACAATTTAAACTGATGAGGTTTGATGAAAATTATACATCTTATCAGGATTCAACAAAAACATTGTATAATTCATTGAAATATATTCCGCTTTCTGAAAATGATAACAATAAATATTTATCGTTAGGCGGAGAAGCGAGAGCAGAGTTTGTAGAATTTAATAATGAAGACTGGGGAAGATTGGGAATCGGAAGCAATCCGTTTTTTATCCAGAGATATACGGTTCACGCAGATTTGCATTTAGGTTCACGAGTGAGAGTTTTCGGACAATTGAGAAGTGCGTGGGAAAACGGAAGAAAGAATGGGCCAAGACCGATCGACGAAGATCATCTGAATGTTCAGAATCTTTTTGTAGATGTGGATGCTATCAAAAATGAAAAAGAAAAGCTGACCGTTCGTGCAGGAAGACAAGAGTTGGATTACGGAAGCGGAAGATTGATTTCAGTTCGTGAAGGTCCAAACTTGAGACTTTATTTTGATGGATTGAAATTGATGTATCAAAGAGGGAATTTCAAATCGGATGCATTTATGATGATGACTAGTGAAATCAATACTGGAGTGTTTGACAATAAGTTCTCAAAATCGATTAATCTTTGGGGAAGTTATAACACTTTGATCCTTCCGAAAAGTGGAAATTTAGAATTCTATTATCTGGGAATTCACAGAAAAGAAACCCGTTTTGAAGACGGAACAGGAGACGAGAGAAGACATACTTTGGGCGGAAGATTTTACAGATATGGCAGCGGTTTTATTTACAATTTTGAAGGAGCTTATCAGTTTGGAAACTTCAATAATAGTACAATAAGTGCTTGGACAGCTTCTGCAGACATCGGTTATCTATTCGAAAATGTGAAAGGAAAACCGACCATCAATCTTCGCAATGATTATATTTCAGGAGATAAAAATAAAGGTGATGGGAAATTGGGAACTTTCAATCCGCTTTATCCGAAAGGGGGGTATTTTGGATTCAATCCGCAAATTGGACCTGTGAATTTAATTGACATTCATCCTTATGCAACCGTGGATTTAAACAGCAAAATGACGGTTCAGGCAGATGTGGTTTTCAACTGGAGATATTCTTTACAGGATGGCGTTTACAGACCGAGCGGATCTTTGAATCTGACTTCAATGAATTCTAAAAAGAGATACATCGGGACAGCTTTTTTAGGAAGCTTTAATTATAAGATCAATAAATTTTTCATTTTTAATACAGGAATTCAATATTTTAAAACCGGTGAGTTTGTAGATGATATTATTGAAAATGACAAAAACGGACTTTTTATTAATTCAAGAGTTGTTTTCAAGTTTTAA
- a CDS encoding M17 family peptidase N-terminal domain-containing protein: MKNIVKNIVSKSLLIAGLAFSTLIFAQTTTTKANASSKTTAIGTSKNWGSVDGISMIGLVQGPSSADAQLQVVCVFEYTDNDTHSAQALPANLNGLVHLDEALKGEFTKIRQSGQFKGHSLETLLIMPPAGSMSAKKLLLIGLGDRNNFTPELMTSVAEVATREALRLGVTNFAFASDLKDAGIDSPTALVAGNVVKGVVLANRSEIYLREHNLSKTKKLEKVYLLAGPSFFEVAGGGIQAAIAEVKK; this comes from the coding sequence ATGAAAAACATCGTTAAAAATATAGTAAGCAAATCATTATTAATCGCAGGATTAGCATTTTCAACCCTGATATTTGCGCAAACCACTACAACTAAAGCCAATGCATCTTCAAAAACCACAGCAATCGGAACATCCAAAAACTGGGGTTCAGTGGACGGAATTTCTATGATTGGTTTGGTTCAGGGACCATCTTCCGCCGACGCTCAACTGCAGGTTGTCTGTGTTTTTGAATATACAGATAACGACACCCACAGCGCGCAGGCATTGCCCGCCAACTTAAACGGATTAGTTCATTTGGATGAAGCTTTAAAGGGTGAGTTTACCAAAATCAGACAGTCGGGACAGTTCAAAGGACATTCTTTGGAAACCTTATTGATTATGCCTCCCGCTGGTTCTATGTCAGCGAAAAAACTGTTGCTAATTGGTTTGGGTGACCGTAACAATTTCACCCCAGAACTGATGACTTCCGTAGCAGAAGTGGCTACCAGAGAAGCTTTGAGATTAGGGGTGACAAACTTTGCCTTTGCAAGCGACCTGAAAGATGCAGGAATTGATTCTCCAACTGCTCTGGTTGCAGGAAATGTGGTAAAAGGTGTTGTCTTGGCTAATCGTTCAGAAATTTATTTGAGAGAACATAACCTTTCTAAAACAAAAAAACTGGAAAAAGTATATCTGCTGGCTGGTCCGTCTTTCTTTGAAGTTGCAGGTGGCGGAATTCAGGCTGCGATTGCGGAAGTTAAGAAGTGA
- a CDS encoding response regulator has product MMKNILPDNEIERLKKLEFFDLLNLGKDPQFDVFAETACLIADCPASLIAIMESETQTIQSCIGLEIDSVARENTVCQYSIASGEVVIINDTLLDDRSKDNPLILEGGIRFYVGIPFIDDEGFALGTICVIDYKPRTIIESQITALKKLADVISKLLTAKRKTVYAEYFQQLFNISNNLICVLDDELKFKDFNPVVEKIFSLKKEEAIGLGFNQVFGEGNNNLSKFKDLSENNQEVSFTTSTVTEDGSSVIVEWLLKSNQELSEIFCFGINITAQTEEKRQLESSERRFRSFFENAIGLMSMHDMEGNIISVNEKGRETLHYSIDEVKNLNLRDLVPEHNWPSLNQYLDRINKNKEDFGTMILKAKNGVEQIWMYHNVVEIDEEGKPYVISTALNVTERMTLEKDLIQTKKMLEQTSSVAQVGGWEVNLKKDTVFWSQSTKEIHKISNDFQPNLENAIGFYKEDSRERVKFLFNRAVTEGVPYDDEFQLVRNDGVTIWVRVKGIPEFENGVCNRVYGIIQDIDVFKNMFLDIAKKEAMMQSFVTYVPVAVAMFDKDLNYISVSSRWRGEFKMDEADIIGKNLFVVSPNIPEERKEIYLAALQGKTYINEDFAISVDGKEEIQHFDLKVGPWYLSDNEIGGVIVSVKNITNSVHTNEELKNAKKMADIASKAKSEFLANMSHEIRTPLNGVIGFSDLLLKTPLNDIQTQYLNYINESGENLLNIINDILDFSKIESGKMELLIEKSDVYDMVSQVINVILYQSQKKNIELLLNIEQGLPKTLLLDESRLKQILINLLGNAVKFTGEGEIELKVEKLRMDDSNIALRFSVRDTGIGIPIEKQKHIFDAFTQENSSISKRYGGTGLGLTISNNILGYMGSHLSLISTPEKGSVFFFDIEIPYEISELKEDDDLAIKKVLVVDDNEANRIILQHMLTYKNIESTLAANGMEALQILLKGEHFDVILMDYHMPIISGLETIDKIKQLFNERNETSPLVILHTSSEEHDVINSFRKEDNSYFLLKPIKSDDLYKTLRRVAQNNVIEVIAPQHSEKDQISFMKELNVLLVDDNPVNMVLNNKMMKSLIPDAHLTEAVNGLEAVEECKKKDFSIILMDVQMPVMNGLEATKQIRLLPGYKNVPIIGVTAGNVLGEKEKCLESGMIDFLPKPLRQADLLEMLKKHIAPEGDNDVETTDEMVMEKYINIDLLNDQIGDNDDFKEIFLNLVINELIQTENNIVTIAAEKNVNDAKMILHKLKGTAGTAGLFRLSDCALKWEKKTNENIDFSAMEKEIKEEITIGLDIIKSLMK; this is encoded by the coding sequence ATGATGAAGAATATCCTTCCTGATAATGAGATAGAAAGATTGAAAAAATTAGAATTTTTTGATCTTCTGAACTTAGGCAAAGATCCTCAATTTGATGTTTTTGCAGAAACGGCATGCCTTATAGCCGATTGTCCTGCTTCTTTAATTGCAATCATGGAAAGCGAGACGCAGACCATCCAAAGCTGTATAGGCCTTGAAATCGATTCTGTAGCGCGCGAGAATACGGTTTGCCAGTATTCGATAGCAAGCGGAGAGGTTGTGATTATTAATGATACGCTTTTGGATGACAGATCCAAGGATAATCCACTCATTTTGGAAGGAGGGATACGATTTTATGTAGGCATACCATTTATTGATGACGAAGGTTTTGCATTAGGAACAATCTGTGTGATTGATTATAAGCCCAGAACTATTATAGAGAGTCAGATTACAGCACTCAAAAAGCTTGCAGATGTAATTTCTAAACTTCTAACGGCAAAGAGAAAGACCGTTTATGCAGAATATTTTCAGCAACTTTTCAATATATCCAATAATCTGATCTGTGTTTTGGATGACGAATTGAAGTTTAAAGATTTCAATCCGGTGGTCGAAAAAATATTTTCGTTAAAGAAAGAAGAAGCGATTGGGCTTGGTTTTAACCAGGTTTTCGGAGAAGGTAATAACAACCTTTCAAAGTTTAAAGATCTTTCGGAGAATAACCAGGAAGTATCTTTTACTACTTCTACTGTAACTGAAGATGGAAGTTCTGTGATTGTAGAGTGGCTGTTAAAATCCAATCAGGAACTTTCGGAAATTTTCTGCTTCGGAATCAACATTACAGCACAGACGGAAGAAAAACGTCAGTTGGAAAGCTCAGAGAGACGTTTCAGGAGTTTCTTTGAAAACGCCATCGGTTTGATGAGTATGCATGATATGGAGGGTAACATTATCTCTGTTAACGAAAAAGGTAGAGAAACGCTTCATTATTCTATAGATGAGGTGAAAAATTTAAATCTTAGAGATCTTGTTCCTGAGCATAATTGGCCATCTTTAAACCAGTATCTTGATAGGATTAATAAAAACAAGGAGGATTTCGGAACAATGATTCTTAAAGCAAAGAATGGGGTAGAGCAGATCTGGATGTACCACAATGTTGTTGAGATAGATGAAGAAGGGAAGCCTTATGTAATAAGCACGGCATTGAACGTCACCGAAAGGATGACTTTAGAGAAAGATCTAATTCAGACAAAAAAAATGCTGGAGCAGACAAGTTCTGTAGCTCAAGTAGGTGGTTGGGAGGTAAATTTGAAAAAAGATACGGTATTCTGGTCTCAAAGTACCAAAGAAATTCATAAGATAAGCAACGATTTTCAGCCTAATTTAGAAAATGCCATTGGTTTTTATAAAGAAGATAGCAGAGAAAGAGTTAAATTTTTATTCAACAGAGCGGTAACAGAGGGAGTTCCGTATGATGATGAATTTCAGCTCGTGCGTAATGATGGGGTTACGATTTGGGTAAGGGTAAAAGGAATTCCGGAATTTGAAAATGGCGTTTGCAACAGGGTTTATGGGATCATTCAGGATATTGATGTATTCAAAAATATGTTCCTCGATATTGCTAAAAAAGAAGCAATGATGCAATCCTTCGTAACGTATGTTCCGGTTGCCGTGGCGATGTTTGATAAAGATCTTAATTATATTTCTGTAAGCAGCAGATGGAGAGGAGAATTCAAAATGGATGAGGCAGATATTATCGGAAAGAATCTTTTTGTAGTATCACCAAACATTCCTGAAGAACGAAAAGAAATTTATCTTGCTGCTTTGCAAGGTAAAACTTATATAAATGAAGATTTTGCGATTAGTGTTGATGGCAAAGAAGAAATTCAGCATTTCGACCTTAAGGTGGGTCCATGGTATCTTTCAGATAATGAAATTGGAGGGGTGATTGTCTCTGTAAAAAATATTACCAATTCTGTACATACCAATGAAGAACTTAAAAATGCAAAAAAAATGGCTGATATTGCAAGCAAGGCAAAATCAGAGTTTCTTGCTAACATGAGTCATGAAATACGCACACCTCTCAATGGAGTGATTGGGTTTTCTGATCTTCTTTTGAAAACTCCTCTTAATGATATTCAGACTCAGTATCTTAATTATATTAATGAATCTGGGGAAAACCTCTTAAACATTATTAATGATATTCTGGATTTTTCTAAAATAGAATCTGGTAAAATGGAGCTTCTGATAGAAAAAAGTGATGTTTATGACATGGTAAGTCAGGTTATTAATGTGATTCTGTATCAGTCTCAGAAAAAAAATATTGAACTTCTTCTTAATATTGAGCAAGGACTTCCAAAAACGTTATTACTTGATGAATCCCGATTAAAGCAAATCCTTATCAATCTCTTAGGAAATGCAGTAAAATTCACAGGAGAAGGCGAAATTGAGCTGAAAGTAGAAAAACTCCGCATGGATGATAGCAATATTGCTCTTCGATTTTCTGTAAGAGATACGGGAATTGGCATACCTATCGAAAAGCAGAAACATATTTTTGATGCTTTCACTCAGGAAAACAGTTCTATCAGTAAGCGTTACGGAGGAACCGGTCTAGGTCTTACCATTTCAAACAATATTCTTGGATATATGGGAAGTCATTTATCGCTGATCAGTACTCCTGAAAAAGGTTCTGTGTTTTTCTTCGACATTGAAATTCCTTATGAAATATCTGAATTGAAAGAAGATGACGATCTCGCTATAAAAAAAGTGCTTGTAGTGGATGATAATGAAGCAAACAGAATCATTCTTCAACACATGCTTACCTATAAAAATATAGAATCTACACTGGCTGCTAACGGGATGGAAGCCTTACAAATATTGCTGAAAGGTGAACATTTTGATGTTATATTGATGGATTATCACATGCCGATAATTTCCGGTTTGGAAACTATTGACAAGATTAAACAGTTATTTAATGAACGGAATGAAACTTCACCATTGGTAATTCTTCATACTTCTTCAGAGGAACATGATGTTATTAATTCTTTCCGTAAGGAAGACAATTCTTATTTTCTTTTAAAGCCTATTAAATCTGATGATCTTTATAAAACACTTAGACGTGTGGCACAAAATAATGTGATAGAAGTTATTGCTCCGCAACATTCTGAAAAAGACCAGATTTCTTTTATGAAAGAGCTAAATGTACTTCTGGTAGACGATAACCCGGTGAATATGGTTCTGAATAATAAAATGATGAAATCACTTATACCTGACGCACATCTTACAGAAGCGGTAAATGGTCTAGAAGCTGTGGAAGAATGTAAGAAAAAAGATTTCTCTATTATCCTTATGGATGTACAGATGCCGGTGATGAATGGTCTTGAAGCCACAAAACAGATTCGACTCTTACCAGGATACAAAAACGTGCCCATTATTGGTGTAACTGCAGGAAACGTTCTGGGAGAGAAAGAAAAATGTCTGGAATCGGGGATGATCGATTTTCTACCTAAACCTTTGCGACAGGCAGATCTTTTGGAAATGCTCAAAAAACATATTGCTCCTGAAGGAGATAATGATGTTGAGACCACAGATGAGATGGTAATGGAGAAATATATCAATATTGATTTGCTGAACGATCAGATTGGTGATAATGACGATTTCAAAGAAATATTTTTAAATCTTGTGATTAACGAGCTTATCCAGACAGAGAATAATATTGTTACCATAGCAGCAGAAAAAAATGTTAACGATGCCAAAATGATTCTTCATAAGCTTAAAGGCACTGCCGGAACTGCCGGTCTTTTCAGGCTTTCAGACTGCGCATTGAAATGGGAGAAAAAAACGAATGAAAATATAGATTTTTCAGCGATGGAGAAAGAAATAAAAGAAGAAATAACAATAGGATTAGATATTATAAAAAGCTTAATGAAATAA
- a CDS encoding response regulator, whose product MALKVNVRIIVADDHGIVRMGLIQTIKRLLPTAIITEVEDYKSLYKVIQKEELDLAIMDVNMPNGTVQEAIDYLKMHQPDLRILVFSSQDEDLYAIRYLKMGAGGYLSKQSSNAVIETALTAMLNTGRYASDEVKEAMFLESLNGTTKNSPFEALSDRELQIANKIAEGLPLKEISNQLNLHSSTISTYKNRLFEKLKIRSVPELVEILRLYNQ is encoded by the coding sequence ATGGCTTTAAAAGTAAATGTTCGTATTATTGTAGCAGACGATCACGGTATCGTACGGATGGGTTTGATACAAACCATCAAACGACTCTTACCTACAGCAATAATTACAGAAGTTGAGGATTATAAATCGCTGTACAAAGTAATTCAGAAAGAAGAATTGGATCTGGCCATTATGGACGTTAATATGCCTAATGGTACTGTGCAGGAAGCGATCGATTACCTAAAAATGCATCAACCCGACTTAAGAATTCTCGTATTTTCTTCTCAAGACGAAGATTTGTATGCAATACGTTATCTAAAAATGGGTGCCGGTGGTTATCTAAGCAAACAAAGCTCCAATGCAGTAATTGAAACGGCTTTGACAGCGATGCTTAATACTGGGCGATATGCAAGTGACGAAGTAAAAGAAGCGATGTTTTTAGAATCATTGAACGGCACAACAAAAAATTCACCCTTTGAAGCGCTATCAGACCGCGAATTGCAAATTGCCAATAAGATTGCAGAAGGTCTTCCCCTCAAAGAAATTTCTAATCAACTTAATCTCCATTCATCGACGATCAGTACTTACAAAAACAGGCTGTTTGAGAAGCTTAAAATACGATCCGTACCAGAATTGGTGGAGATTCTTAGGCTGTATAATCAGTAA
- a CDS encoding sensor histidine kinase yields MNDQINELQLKIERLENEINFKNGLISILSHDSKEMFGNFLWLIEALEDKTISEEDFFKLLPQIKSDARKNLQTIQDSTAWLKTQYGDFKIKPVKIMVTDLFHHFEEKYADQLKEKSIKFYFKGNPNAFLTTDRLLLEYVLDKILNNAVKYSLPGQDICLQEATEGDQVILSVIDSGTGMPEKYVSAIYTYDNPIFQGTSGEKGVGLSLKIVKNFVSLLHGNIQIISAENEGTTVSLFLNKFTE; encoded by the coding sequence ATGAATGACCAAATCAACGAACTACAATTAAAAATCGAAAGACTGGAAAACGAAATCAATTTTAAGAACGGACTGATTTCGATATTGTCTCATGATTCAAAAGAAATGTTTGGAAATTTTCTGTGGCTTATAGAAGCGCTGGAAGATAAGACCATTAGTGAGGAAGATTTTTTCAAACTATTGCCGCAGATAAAAAGCGATGCACGAAAGAATCTGCAAACTATTCAGGACAGCACCGCTTGGTTAAAAACACAATACGGAGACTTTAAGATTAAACCTGTGAAAATCATGGTGACTGATCTTTTTCATCATTTCGAAGAAAAATATGCTGATCAATTAAAAGAAAAAAGCATTAAATTTTATTTTAAAGGAAATCCCAATGCATTTCTTACAACCGATCGCTTGTTGCTTGAATATGTTTTAGACAAAATTCTCAATAATGCAGTGAAATACTCTTTGCCTGGGCAAGATATCTGCCTGCAGGAAGCTACAGAAGGTGATCAGGTCATCCTTTCTGTCATCGATTCTGGAACGGGAATGCCTGAAAAATATGTATCTGCGATCTACACTTACGATAACCCTATATTTCAGGGAACTTCTGGCGAAAAAGGAGTTGGATTAAGTTTGAAAATTGTTAAAAATTTTGTATCCTTGCTGCATGGAAACATCCAAATCATTTCCGCTGAAAATGAAGGTACTACGGTTTCCCTTTTTTTAAATAAATTTACTGAATAA